A region from the Rosa rugosa chromosome 6, drRosRugo1.1, whole genome shotgun sequence genome encodes:
- the LOC133717484 gene encoding uncharacterized protein LOC133717484 isoform X3 has protein sequence MASTAEDLRNRDIKLVKADGPQFVQRNDKLHGTKAVEPNNATSPHEVEVPSLDRLDLNENSNGAIEDFSDDAWLRKLLYGEGKRRRTMKWKRLPPPDADFSSLLEGLLDPPGVC, from the exons ATGGCTTCCACAGCCGAGGATCTAAGGAATCGTGATATCAAATTGGTCAAGGCCGATGGGCCTCAATTCGTCCAAAGAAACGATAAGCTTCATG GCACCAAGGCGGTAGAACCAAATAATGCCACTTCTCCCCATGAAG TTGAGGTGCCTTCTTTAGATCGTCTTGATCTCAATGAGAACTCCAATGGTGCCATTGAGGACTTCTCTGATG ATGCTTGGCTTCGTAAATTACTTTATGGTGAAG GTAAGCGTCGCCGCACTATGAAGTGGAAAAGACTCCCACCTCCAG ATGCAGATTTTAGTTCCCTTCTTGAGGGCCTTCTCGATCCACCAGGAGTGTGTTGA
- the LOC133717922 gene encoding vacuolar protein-sorting-associated protein 33 homolog, whose product MAQIPNLDNAPLNLTHLREQSQKELVNILKNIRGKKCLVVDPKLSGSISLIIQTAILKEQGVELRHLSAETIQTDCSKVVYLVRSQLSLMKYISSHIHNDISKGLQREYFLYFVPRRSVACEKILEEEKVHNLLTIGEYQLYTVPLDEDVLSFELDQSSKECLVDGDTSSLWHIAKAIHKLEFSFGVIPNVRAKGKASVRVADILNRMQAEEPVNSPDVVVPEINTLILLDREVDMVTPMCTQLTYEGLLDEFLHISNGSVEVDASMMGGQQEGKKMKVPLNSSDKLFKETRDLNFEVVVQILRQKATSMKQDYTEVTSNSQTVSELKDFVKKLNSLPEMTRHINLAQHLTTITSKSSFLGQLDMEHTIIEGQSFDMCLEYIEELIHKQEPLVTVLRLLILFSITNSGLPKKNFDYLRRELLHSYGFEHMVTLKNLEKAGLFKKQETKTNWLTVKRALQLVVEDTDTANPNDIAYAFSGYAPLSIRLVQHAVRSGWRPIEEILKLLPGPHSETKRGRFSSSASFDTLQGAANNVDKVADGRRSLVLVVFIGGVTFAEISALRFLSSQEGMAYDLIVGTTKIVSGHSLTETFVGKMDDL is encoded by the exons ATGGCTCAGATTCCCAATTTGGACAATGCTCCTCTCAATCTCACACATCTCAG GGAACAGTCTCAGAAGGAACTCGTAAACATCCTCAAGAAT ATTCGAGGAAAGAAGTGCTTGGTGGTTGATCCGAAGCTCAGCGGCTCAATCTCCTTAATCATCCAGACTGCAATCCTCAAA GAACAAGGGGTTGAACTGCGGCATCTTTCGGCTGAGACTATTCAAACTGACTGTTCCAAAGTAGTTTACCTTGTACGCTCGCAGCTCAGTTTGATGAAATACATTAGCTCGCATATTCACAATGATATTTCCAAAGGATTACAGAGAGAATACTTTCTTTATTTCGTCCCTCGCCGTTCGGTTGCTTGTGAGAAG ATCCTCGAGGAGGAAAAAGTCCACAACTTGTTGACTATAGGGGAGTACCAGCTATACACTGTTCCGTTGGACGAGGATGTTCTGTCATTTGAACTTGATCAATCTAGCAAG GAGTGCCTAGTTGATGGTGATACAAGCTCACTTTGGCATATTGCAAAAGCCATTCACAAGCTCGAG TTTTCTTTTGGGGTAATACCAAATGTGAGGGCAAAAGGAAAAGCATCAGTACGTGTTGCTGACATTCTAAACCGCATGCAAGCAGAGGAACCGGTTAACTCACCAGAT GTGGTTGTTCCAGAGATAAATACACTCATCCTTTTAGATCGTGAG GTGGACATGGTTACTCCCATGTGTACTCAGTTAACATACGAGGGGCTTCTGGATGAG TTTTTGCATATCAGTAATGGTTCTGTAGAGGTTGACGCATCCATGATGGGTGGCCAACAAGAGGGAAAGAAGATGAAAGTTCCACTTAATTCAAG TGACAAGCTGTTTAAAGAGACACGAGATCTCAACTTTGAAGTTGTTGTCCAG ATTCTACGTCAAAAAGCAACATCCATGAAGCAGGACTACACTGAGGTGACTTCAAAT AGCCAGACAGTTTCTGAATTGAAGGATTTTGTCAAAAAGCTGAACTCGTTGCCAGAAATGACC AGGCACATAAATCTTGCTCAGCATCTGACGACTATCACATCAAAGTCATCTTTCCTTGGACAACTTGACATGGAACACACAATTATTGAGGGCCAGAGTTTTGACAT GTGCTTAGAATACATTGAAGAACTGATCCATAAGCAGGAGCCCCTTGTAACTGTCCTCCGTCTCCTCATCTTATTTTCCATCACAAATTCTGGGTTGCCTAAGAAGAATTTTGACTATTTGAG GAGGGAACTACTCCATAGTTATGGGTTTGAGCACATGGTTACATTGAAAAATCTAGAGAAAGCTGGATTGTTTAAAAAGCAG GAGACAAAAACCAACTGGCTGACAGTTAAGCGTGCATTACAACTCGTTGTTGAAGACACTGACACTGCAAA CCCCAATGACATCGCCTATGCCTTTTCTGGATATGCGCCTCTTAGCATTCGCCTCGTCCAGCACGCTGTTAGATCTGGATG GCGTCCTATTGAAGAGATTCTGAAGCTGTTACCTGGACCACATTCAGAAACAAAGAGA GGTCGATTCTCAAGCAGCGCATCATTTGACACTTTGCAGGGGGCGGCGAACAATGTAGACAA GGTAGCTGATGGGAGGCGCTCCCTTGTGCTTGTCGTCTTCATCGGAGGTGTAACATTTGCAGAGATTTCTGCCCTTCGATTTCTCAGTTCTCAG GAAGGAATGGCGTATGATTTGATAGTTGGGACAACAAAAATAGTCAGTGGCCATAGCTTGACAGAAACTTTTGTGGGGAAGATGGATGACCTGTAA
- the LOC133714732 gene encoding U-box domain-containing protein 14, which yields MGLTGDHPGRSVLSQLVDSVKAIAELPECRSVFRKMYGNFVRRVKLLSPLFEELRDSDKELGEEEVEAFESLGEALCSAMELIKSVNQGSKLYQALERDKVIAKFHQMTVKIEAALSKIPYGNFDMSEEVCEQIELVHAQFKRAKEKMDTLDSQLEMDLVIAVRDKDPDTAIIKRLSEKLHLRTINDLKQESLAFHELVIASGGDLGDQFEQMQALFKKLNDYVVTENPEIDSSERDKGTIKHRSPVIPDDFRCPISLELMKDPVIVSTGQTYERSCIQKWLDAGHKTCPKTQQTLLHTAITPNYVLKSLIALWCESNGVELPKKQGNKSKKPGCSVSDCDRASIDSLLEKLAKGSSDEQRAAAGELRLLAKRNADNRVCIADAGAIPLLVELLSSPDPRTQEHAVTALLNLSINESNKGAIVIAGAIPDIVEVLKNGSMEARENAAATLFSLSVVDENKVQIGAAGAIPALIKLLCEGTPRGKKDAATAIFNLSIYQGNKARAVRAGIVTPLMRLLKDAGSGMVDEALAILAILASHHEGKVAIAQAEAIPVLVEVIRTGFPRNRENAAAVLWSLCTGDLQQLKLARELGAEEALQELSENGTDRAKRKAGNVLELLQRIDDPASP from the exons ATGGGTCTGACGGGGGACCATCCGGGGAGGTCGGTGCTGAGTCAACTCGTCGACTCGGTGAAGGCGATTGCCGAGTTGCCGGAGTGCCGGAGCGTGTTTAGGAAGATGTATGGGAATTTCGTGAGGAGGGTGAAGCTGTTGAGTCCTTTGTTTGAGGAGTTGAGGGATAGTGATAAGGAGCTTGGGGAAGAAGAAGTTGAGGCTTTTGAGTCGCTGGGAGAGGCTTTGTGTTCGGCTATGGAGCTCATCAAGTCGGTGAACCAAGGCAGCAAGCTTTATCAG GCTTTGGAAAGAGACAAGGTTATTGCTAAGTTTCACCAAATGACGGTTAAAATTGAAGCAGCATTGAGTAAAATTCCTTATGGAAACTTTGATATGTCAGAGGAGGTCTGCGAACAG ATTGAACTCGTACATGCTCAATTTAAAAGAGCAAAGGAAAAAATGGACACTCTTGACTCACAACTAGAGATGGATTTAGTCATAGCAGTGAGAGATAAGGATCCTGATACTGCAATAATTAAGAGACTTTCGGAGAAGCTGCACCTCAGAACCATCAACGATCTGAAACAAGAGTCACTTGCTTTCCATGAATTGGTTATAGCAAGTGGCGGAGATCTAGGGGACCAGTTTGAACAGATGCAAGCTCTTTTTAAGAAGCTAAATGACTATGTGGTgacagaaaacccagaaattgacAGCTCTGAACGTGACAAGGGCACGATCAAGCACAGATCTCCAGTTATTCCAGATGATTTCCGGTGTCCAATATCCCTAGAATTGATGAAAGATCCTGTCATTGTATCTACTGGACAG ACATATGAAAGATCCTGTATTCAGAAGTGGTTGGATGCTGGACACAAAACCTGTCCCAAAACACAGCAGACACTATTGCACACGGCCATAACCCCAAACTATGTTCTGAAGAGTCTAATTGCTTTGTGGTGCGAGAGCAATGGCGTTGAGCTACCCAAAAAGCAAGGGAATAAAAGCAAAAAACCAGGATGCAGTGTTTCAGACTGTGATCGTGCTTCTATTGATTCTTTATTAGAAAAATTGGCAAAGGGGAGTTCAGATGAACAAAGAGCAGCTGCTGGAGAGCTCCGCTTGCTGGCAAAAAGGAATGCAGATAATAGAGTGTGTATTGCTGATGCAGGAGCCATCCCACTCCTTGTTGAGCTTCTATCCTCCCCAGATCCTCGGACCCAAGAGCACGCCGTTACAGCACTCCTTAACCTTTCAATAAATGAGAGTAACAAGGGAGCAATTGTCATTGCAGGAGCTATACCTGATATAGTAGAAGTTTTGAAAAATGGTAGCATGGAGGCTAGAGAAAATGCAGCTGCAACCCTTTTCAGCTTGTCTGTAGTAGATGAGAACAAGGTGCAAATTGGAGCTGCTGGGGCTATCCCAGCCCTTATCAAATTGCTCTGCGAGGGGACTCCAAGAGGAAAAAAGGATGCTGCTACAGCTATATTCAATCTTTCGATCTACCAGGGAAACAAGGCCAGGGCTGTAAGGGCTGGTATTGTGACCCCGCTGATGAGATTGCTCAAGGATGCGGGAAGTGGGATGGTGGATGAAGCTCTTGCAATCCTGGCCATTCTGGCGAGCCATCATGAAGGAAAGGTGGCAATTGCTCAAGCTGAGGCAATCCCAGTTTTGGTGGAAGTTATACGAACTGGTTTCCCACGGAACCGGGAGAATGCTGCTGCTGTGTTATGGTCATTATGCACAGGTGATTTGCAGCAATTGAAACTAGCAAGGGAACTTGGTGCAGAAGAAGCATTGCAGGAACTTTCAGAAAATGGCACTGATAGGGCCAAGAGAAAAGCTGGAAATGTTTTAGAGCTCCTTCAACGAATCGATGACCCTGCTAGTCCATAA
- the LOC133717484 gene encoding uncharacterized protein LOC133717484 isoform X2, translating into MASTAEDLRNRDIKLVKADGPQFVQRNDKLHGTKAVEPNNATSPHEVEVPSLDRLDLNENSNGAIEDFSDGSKAVEPNNATSPHEDAWLRKLLYGEGKRRRTMKWKRLPPPDFSSLLEGLLDPPGVC; encoded by the exons ATGGCTTCCACAGCCGAGGATCTAAGGAATCGTGATATCAAATTGGTCAAGGCCGATGGGCCTCAATTCGTCCAAAGAAACGATAAGCTTCATG GCACCAAGGCGGTAGAACCAAATAATGCCACTTCTCCCCATGAAG TTGAGGTGCCTTCTTTAGATCGTCTTGATCTCAATGAGAACTCCAATGGTGCCATTGAGGACTTCTCTGATG GCTCCAAGGCGGTAGAACCAAATAATGCCACTTCTCCCCATGAAG ATGCTTGGCTTCGTAAATTACTTTATGGTGAAG GTAAGCGTCGCCGCACTATGAAGTGGAAAAGACTCCCACCTCCAG ATTTTAGTTCCCTTCTTGAGGGCCTTCTCGATCCACCAGGAGTGTGTTGA
- the LOC133716806 gene encoding protein argonaute 12-like has protein sequence MKSLYTALPYPFSSKEFVVKLWGSPFQWKERKFKVFIKLVNNCTVIGGDIQIGRSLFFSFGTGGDIGGGFEFWRGYYQSLRPTQFGLSLNIDVSAKAFYQSTLVTEFVQQHFNYRDISKGLSNREIRLPGWVRGTWTIRKWLMVAHWISGRL, from the exons ATGAAGAGTCTCTACACCGCTCTGCCATATCCCTTCTCTTCGAAAGAGTTTGTGGTCAAGCTGTGGGGATCTCCATTCCAATG gaaagaaagaaagttcAAGGTCTTCATAAAGTTGGTAAACAA CTGTACTGTGATTGGTGGTGATATACAAATTGGTAGGTCACtttttttcagttttggtaCTGGTGGTGATATCGGTGGTGGCTTCGAGTTCTGGAGAGGCTACTACCAAAGCCTAAGGCCAACTCAGTTTGGTCTATCCCTCAATATTG atgtCTCGGCAAAGGCTTTTTACCAGTCGACTCTGGTGACAGAGTTTGTTCAGCAACATTTTAACTACAGAGATATCTCCAAGGGTCTGTCCAATCGTGAGATCCGGCTCCCCGGATGGGTGCGTGGAACATGGACAATAAG AAAATGGTTAATGGTGGCACATTGGATTTCTGGGCGTTTGTAA
- the LOC133717484 gene encoding uncharacterized protein LOC133717484 isoform X1, producing MASTAEDLRNRDIKLVKADGPQFVQRNDKLHGTKAVEPNNATSPHEVEVPSLDRLDLNENSNGAIEDFSDGSKAVEPNNATSPHEDAWLRKLLYGEGKRRRTMKWKRLPPPDADFSSLLEGLLDPPGVC from the exons ATGGCTTCCACAGCCGAGGATCTAAGGAATCGTGATATCAAATTGGTCAAGGCCGATGGGCCTCAATTCGTCCAAAGAAACGATAAGCTTCATG GCACCAAGGCGGTAGAACCAAATAATGCCACTTCTCCCCATGAAG TTGAGGTGCCTTCTTTAGATCGTCTTGATCTCAATGAGAACTCCAATGGTGCCATTGAGGACTTCTCTGATG GCTCCAAGGCGGTAGAACCAAATAATGCCACTTCTCCCCATGAAG ATGCTTGGCTTCGTAAATTACTTTATGGTGAAG GTAAGCGTCGCCGCACTATGAAGTGGAAAAGACTCCCACCTCCAG ATGCAGATTTTAGTTCCCTTCTTGAGGGCCTTCTCGATCCACCAGGAGTGTGTTGA